Proteins encoded in a region of the Solanum dulcamara chromosome 9, daSolDulc1.2, whole genome shotgun sequence genome:
- the LOC129902269 gene encoding elongation factor 1-beta 2, whose amino-acid sequence MAVTFSNLHTESGLKSVNDHLSGKSYISGDQLTKDDIKVYGAILEQPSSDLYPNASKWYQAVSAKLASSFPGKAVGVRFGSQAAPAEVAPAKEAAKPAAADDDDDDDIDLFGEETEEEKKAAESREAAKASTKKKESGKSSVLMDVKPWDDETDMKKLEEAVRGVQMEGLLWGASKLVPVGYGIKKLQIMLTIIDDLVSVDTLIEERLTEEPINEYVQSCDIVAFNKI is encoded by the exons ATGGCTGTAACTTTCTCAAATCTACACACTGAATCTGGTCTCAAGTCTGTTAATGACCATCTTTCTGGAAAAAGTTATATTTCTgg AGATCAGCTGACTAAAGATGATATTAAGGTATATGGGGCAATTTTGGAACAACCCAGTTCAGATCTTTACCCCAATGCTAGCAAATGGTACCAAGCTGTTTCTGCAAAACTTGCCTCAAG TTTTCCTGGGAAAGCTGTTGGTGTGAGATTTGGAAGCCAAGCTGCTCCTGCTGAAGTTGCACCAGCTAAGGAAGCTGCTAAG CCTGCTGCTGCTGATGACgacgatgatgatgatattgatcTCTTCGGAGAAGAGACAGAGGAGGAAAAGAAGGCAGCAGAATCAAGGGAGGCTGCTAAGGCATCGACCAAGAAGAAAGAGA GTGGAAAGTCATCCGTTCTTATGGACGTTAAGCCTTGGGATGATGAAACCGATATGAAGAAACTGGAGGAGGCTGTTCGCGGTGTTCAGATGGAAGGACTTCTGTGGGGAGCAT CCAAGTTGGTCCCAGTTGGCTACGGGATTAAGAAATTGCAGATCATGCTTACCATCATAGATGACCTTGTCTCGGTGGATACCCTCATTGAGGAACGTCTAACAGAAGAGCCTATCAACGAATACGTCCAGAGCTGTGACATTGTTGCCTTCAACAAAATCTAA
- the LOC129904137 gene encoding THO complex subunit 7A-like, whose translation MSIKGRKFGGKGEAVASHYAFGPLEDDIIIKHRLLTRTTTTRGEPPLKKLQKKFTTFALEIEKEADNYSDCERLAKAFLQELNTFEIPLLKSKAVIDANVSEKENFNDLKGEINKQIVQAQADIEDLKRQLKESKVERKHKEEGEAIRKLIAMQPPRSETQKVITELEKEIAMLEAENTASSRTLDLRKKQFALLLHVVDELQNTIEEEQRSLVEEMRNVADDHSKSGVGDATVGPEAMAVD comes from the exons ATGTCGATTAAAGGTAGGAAATTTGGTGGAAAGGGGGAGGCAGTGGCATCACATTATGCATTTGGCCCACTTGAAGATGATATAATTATTAAGCATAGACTTCTGACTCGGACCACCACCACCAGAGGTGAACCACCACTGAAGAAACTTCAGAAGAAGTTCACTACTTTTGCTTTGGAGATAGAGAAGGAAGCCGATAACTACAGTGATTGTGAAAGACTTGCCAAAGCATTCTTGCAAGAGCTAAATACTTTTGAGATTCCTCTCCTAAAGAGCAAAGCAGTCATAGATGCGAATGTGAGTGAAAAGGAGAATTTTAATGACCTGAAAGGTGAAATCAACAAGCAAATCGTACAGGCTCAGGCTGACATAGAAGATCTCAAGAGGCAACTCAAAGAAAGCAAGGTTGAAAGGAAGCACAAAGAAGAGGGTGAGGCTATCAGGAAGTTGATTGCTATGCAGCCTCCAAGATCAGAAACTCAGAAGGTTATAACAGAGCTTGAGAAAGAGATAGCTATGTTGGAAGCAGAGAATACTGCTAGTTCGAGGACATTGGACCTTCGTAAAAAGCAGTTTGCCCTTTTATTGCATGTG GTTGATGAGTTGCAGAACACAATAGAGGAAGAGCAAAGGAGTTTGGTCGAAGAGATGAGGAATGTAGCCGATGATCATAGCAAGAGTGGAGTGGGGGATGCTACCGTGGGTCCTGAAGCAATGGCTGTTGATTAG
- the LOC129903449 gene encoding uncharacterized protein LOC129903449: MAFFSSSSSLLLHFKLPIPHTKSPFHRFSSNSCLVPTKIFPKCCSKNSKLSTLFKCYSQRQSTEQKTEEIEGKIVYDFERLFSNLNQVTLKREPGSLSSAIFLVAGTTVGAGILAIPAVTQESGFLASAVVCIICWIYMVVTGLLIAEVNVKTMCELGSGGVSLVSMVRRTLGNAGVQVACWSYIFIHYALLVAYVARSSDILTTFCGIPLWETATLFSFLLGGICFSGSQRTIGAVNGVLVFGIIASFTALVVVTSGDLHWEALLKANFEAAPQSIPIIALSFVYQNVVPVLCTNLEGDLSKVRSAIVFGTAIPLALFLVWDGVILGTITALGTEADKIADPLQLLRSTNGIVGPIVDLFSLLAIATSYIGFVLGLADFLADLLKLPSGPNRPLPYLLTLVPPLILSLLDPEIFFKALDFAGTYGVLVLFGLLPAAMSWSDRYSESTQTPNLPPVVPGGKITISLVFGGAAFVILSEIVENFAHT; the protein is encoded by the exons ATGGCCTTtttttcatcatcttcttctctaTTACTTCATTTCAAGCTTCCCATTCCTCATACTAAAAGCCCATTTCATAgattttcttcaaattcttgTTTGGTACCCACAAAGATTTTCCCCAAATGTTGTTCTAAAAACTCAAAGTTATCAACTCTTTTCAAGTGTTATTCTCAAAGACAGTCCACTGAACAAAAAACTGaagaaattgaaggaaaaattgTTTATGACTTTGAAAGACTTTTTTCTAACCTCAATCAAGTCACTTTGAAAAGAGAACCAG GAAGCCTCAGCAGCGCCATTTTTCTCGTTGCTGGTACCACT GTAGGTGCAGGTATTCTTGCTATTCCTGCAGTCACACAAGAATCTGGATTTCTAGCCTCTGCAGTAGTTTGCATTATATGCTGGATTTATATG GTGGTGACTGGACTACTTATTGCAGAAGTAAATGTGAAGACAATGTGTGAGCTTGGTTCAGGCGGTGTTTCATTG GTGTCAATGGTCAGGAGAACCCTAGGAAATGCAGGAGTGCAAGTAGCTTG CTGGTCCTACATTTTCATCCATTATGCCCTTCTTGTTGCTTATGTGGCTCGTTCTTCAGATATATTAACAACCTTCTGCGGGATTCCATT ATGGGAAACCGCGACCTTGTTTTCGTTTCTTCTTGGAGGGATTTGCTTCTCTGGAAG CCAGCGAACTATTGGTGCGGTTAACGGTGTCCTTGTGTTTGGAATCATTGCCTCTTTCACAGCTCTTGTG GTTGTCACCAGTGGAGACTTGCACTGGGAGGCTCTTCTGAAAGCTAATTTTGAAGCTGCTCCTCAAAGTATACCCATAATTGCACTTTCTTTTGTTTATCAG AATGTTGTACCTGTTCTCTGTACAAATCTTGAAGGGGATCTGTCAAAAGTAAG GAGCGCTATAGTTTTTGGGACAGCAATTCCCCTTGCTCTATTTCTTGTTTGGGATGGTGTCATTTTAGGAACAATCACAGCTCTTGGAACTGAAGCAGACAAGATTGCGGATCCACTACAACTATTGCGGTCTACTAATGGAATCGTTGGG CCAATAGTTGATCTCTTTTCACTTTTGGCAATTGCTACTTCTTATATCGGGTTTGTCTTGGGCCTTGCGGACTTTCTTGCCGACT TGCTGAAACTCCCGTCGGGCCCTAACAGGCCCCTTCCGTACTTACTTACTTTGGTTCCTCCACTGATACTTTCACTGCTAGATCCAGAGATATTCTTTAAAGCGCTGGATTTTGCGGGAACCTATGGAG TTTTGGTGCTTTTTGGACTTCTTCCAGCTGCAATGTCCTGGTCAGACAGGTATTCGGAATCAACTCAAACTCCAAACTTACCTCCAGTGGTCCCCGGAGGAAAGATCACCATTTCACTTGTTTTCGGAGGTGCAGCATTTGTCATTCTTTCGGAAATAGTAGAAAACTTTGCACATACATAG
- the LOC129903030 gene encoding uncharacterized protein LOC129903030 produces MSQAARSKSKDKKVSKEPPKVASKPSSANAGAGVSASGYNPLLGTFQTFDTAPVTSNTALHVNGRFRNIDERDDLSGHSHGAGGEYETVSNNGSWSGEEDHKEKTSNLPLRQETLVGSDNDKREKIRQKNERKHQRQKERRAQELHEKCSGYLMSRKLETLAEQLVAMGFSSEQATMALILNEGKVEESVAWLFEGRKEANKDEGQSADTEGNLKIDISEEFARIADMEIRFNCSKQDVERAVVSCEGDLVRAEDMLRSQKQEPPSVLPKPEETSDPPTMGNDKLPIGATENLTRVPVKPSSSSTIPAKRDDKDFGYTKVIAPAGPSMDPGSKNIPLLEGTQPKLDQGKAPQVSVPVDKSFPNPGSNPSVSFSLSSSLQVSLPPANTEARYVAVGNELKHLPIGTVREPVIVGNELKHLPTGTVREPVIVMQRPESVNARPTPTSNVSSSLPGTAAPFFPRNIVGTVTPNGMIPHIPGTRSFSMNGVSTNHQLYNQLHYQQHQRPEQFVSSYGTLEPPGISWGNSLRSRTGGSPQTQSVAAASSLGLFSGWGTNGTYGLPSPVDWNTSGGAVLHLDYTNIDWSLDYGSSSSGSGGVWRTTNSLMQPYDPKYDSFYRGIAAKSTSKPVLPNEIGVPNPGLQDGGVSTAETSAAGGSCQQTSVAGGSREWTSTTGGSRDWTSPFEERDLFSLPRQIVSSPSL; encoded by the coding sequence ATGTCTCAAGCGGCTAGGTCCAAGTCAAAAGATAAAAAGGTGAGTAAAGAACCACCAAAAGTTGCTTCAAAGCCTTCTAGTGCTAATGCAGGTGCTGGGGTTTCTGCCAGTGGATACAATCCTCTTTTGGGGACATTCCAAACATTTGACACAGCTCCTGTGACTTCAAATACTGCTCTCCACGTCAATGGTCGTTTCAGAAACATTGATGAGAGAGATGACCTTAGTGGGCACTCTCATGGAGCTGGTGGAGAGTATGAAACTGTATCCAATAATGGCAGCTGGTCTGGTGAGGAGGACCACAAAGAGAAAACTTCTAATCTTCCTCTTCGACAAGAGACCTTAGTTGGCTCTGATAATGACAAGCGGGAAAAAATCCGTCAGAAAAATGAGAGGAAGCATCAACGGCAGAAGGAAAGGCGAGCACAAGAGCTGCATGAGAAATGTAGTGGCTATCTCATGTCGAGAAAGCTTGAAACACTTGCTGAGCAGCTTGTGGCTATGGGGTTCTCCTCGGAACAGGCAACTATGGCTCTTATTCTGAATGAAGGCAAAGTAGAAGAATCAGTAGCATGGTTATTTGAAGGACGCAAAGAAGCAAACAAAGATGAGGGACAAAGTGCTGATACTGAGGGTAATTTGAAAATTGACATATCAGAAGAGTTTGCTCGTATTGCGGACATGGAAATTAGATTTAATTGCTCCAAGCAGGACGTTGAAAGAGCAGTAGTATCCTGTGAGGGCGATCTTGTGAGGGCtgaagatatgttgagatcaCAAAAGCAGGAGCCCCCCTCTGTGCTGCCCAAGCCAGAAGAAACTAGCGATCCTCCTACTATGGGCAATGACAAGCTACCAATTGGCGCCACCGAGAACTTAACAAGAGTACCTGTTAAACCTTCATCATCTAGTACAATACCAGCAAAGAGAGATGATAAAGACTTCGGTTATACTAAAGTTATTGCCCCAGCAGGGCCTTCTATGGATCCTGGGAGCAAAAACATACCCTTGCTGGAAGGGACTCAGCCAAAATTGGACCAGGGCAAGGCACCTCAAGTGTCGGTACCTGTTGACAAAAGTTTTCCAAATCCTGGATCAAATCCTTctgtttccttttctttgtcaTCTTCTTTGCAGGTGTCACTTCCACCCGCCAATACAGAAGCTCGTTATGTGGCTGTTGGAAATGAATTGAAGCATCTACCGATAGGAACTGTGAGAGAACCAGTTATAGTCGGAAATGAATTGAAGCATCTACCAACAGGAACTGTGAGAGAACCAGTTATAGTCATGCAACGACCCGAGTCTGTCAATGCCAGGCCCACTCCCACCTCAAATGTAAGCTCATCTCTTCCAGGAACAGCAGCACCGTTTTTTCCTAGAAATATTGTTGGAACAGTGACACCCAATGGTATGATTCCACATATACCTGGCACAAGAAGCTTTAGCATGAATGGTGTCAGCACTAACCACCAATTGTACAACCAACTTCATTATCAGCAGCACCAACGGCCAGAACAATTTGTTTCCAGCTACGGGACACTCGAACCTCCAGGAATTAGCTGGGGAAATAGTTTGCGGAGTCGGACAGGTGGTTCACCACAGACACAATCAGTTGCTGCAGCTTCATCACTCGGACTCTTCTCCGGGTGGGGCACCAATGGTACTTATGGTCTGCCATCTCCTGTTGACTGGAATACCAGTGGTGGCGCAGTTCTGCACCTAGATTACACAAACATAGACTGGAGTTTAGATTACGGTTCGTCATCATCAGGATCAGGTGGTGTGTGGCGAACAACGAACTCTTTAATGCAACCCTATGATCCTAAATATGATTCATTTTACCGTGGAATAGCTGCAAAGTCTACTTCAAAACCTGTTCTGCCCAATGAGATTGGTGTTCCAAACCCCGGGTTGCAGGATGGAGGAGTTAGTACAGCAGAGACGTCTGCGGCTGGTGGTTCTTGTCAGCAGACGTCTGTGGCGGGTGGTTCTCGTGAGTGGACGTCGACGACGGGTGGTTCTCGTGACTGGACTTCTCCCTTTGAAGAGAGAGACCTTTTTAGCTTACCAAGGCAGATTGTTTCTTCTCCCTccctgtaa